In Calditrichota bacterium, a genomic segment contains:
- a CDS encoding PAS domain S-box protein — MTNYSENKTLKNNRLFFIVTFLILIAIYYLVKDVRWQGNKEFHTTLEIIATILAFGAGLLALVRFYTKKSNAYLLIGAAFIGTAFLDGFHALITSNYFEQMRSTSLDRLIPWSWNVSRVFLSITMYGSYLVWKVENRYNINWRAKQYSVLVYCFLFIVFSFLLILFFPLPRAYYKEFVFGRPEEYVSAFFFLLALHGYYKKGEWKTSSFEFWIVLSLIIGFLGQALFMPFSSAMFDIQFDAAHIIKKVSYLFVHIGLLTSFYYLFRNSEKQKIQILTEIKERELAEKNMAKYRKRNELILYSAIEGIIGLDIEGRHTFVNPAAQQILGYSEDEMIGNDSHSMWHHSKENKTNFPVSECPIHISMKEKIAFSEDNAVFWHKNGLPVFVQYSVSPLKQGEKIIGSMIVFQDVTKIRRSEAQLHRLSQVVEQSPTIIVITDTMGKIEYVNPAFTKATGYTADEVLGENPRILNSGKNKTDIKNLWETLNANKTWEGEFYNKRKSGEMYWEAAIVSPLKNVDGATTHFVAIKTDISRQKELQDKLWHSENLIRMILDQIPQRIFWKDKEYKYLGANKLFASDAGFSSGGELIGRDDFEMPWKEIAHKHREDDKTILEGGEIKINFEEPVFSEDGIQQWIRTSKQPLLDQDGNIFGVLGNFEDITERKKAEQSLREYAHDLEKSNKELEEFAYIASHDLQEPLRKVTTFGDRLKEKYSDELPQNARDYLNRMNDAASRMRVLINDLLNFSRVTSKAKEFEQLDLSQTVKDVITNLEVKIEKENAIINVEKLHDIEADQSQVYRLFQNIISNSLKYRKPDINPEIKVHCKIADRNGQNNGDQVFEPYCHIYVEDNGIGFDEKYIDKVFAPFQRLHGRHEYEGTGMGLAICSKIVTRHRGFLTAKSTPGKGSVFIVCLPVKQRKKDGRK; from the coding sequence ATGACCAATTACTCTGAAAACAAAACACTCAAAAACAATCGATTATTTTTTATTGTAACATTTCTAATTCTAATTGCAATTTATTACCTGGTAAAAGATGTTCGGTGGCAAGGCAACAAAGAGTTTCACACCACATTAGAAATTATTGCAACTATTTTGGCATTTGGTGCTGGTCTTTTAGCATTAGTGCGTTTTTACACAAAAAAAAGTAATGCATATCTTTTGATAGGGGCGGCTTTTATTGGGACGGCCTTTTTAGATGGTTTTCACGCACTGATAACCTCTAATTATTTTGAACAAATGCGCTCTACATCTTTGGATCGGTTAATACCATGGAGTTGGAACGTATCAAGGGTATTCTTGTCGATAACTATGTATGGGAGTTACCTCGTATGGAAAGTTGAGAACCGTTATAACATTAATTGGAGGGCAAAACAATATAGTGTTTTAGTTTATTGCTTTTTGTTTATAGTTTTCAGTTTTCTGCTAATTTTATTTTTTCCACTACCGCGCGCATATTACAAGGAATTTGTTTTTGGACGCCCGGAAGAATATGTTTCGGCATTTTTCTTTTTATTAGCACTTCATGGTTACTACAAAAAAGGAGAATGGAAAACATCTTCCTTTGAATTCTGGATTGTATTATCACTAATCATCGGGTTTTTAGGCCAGGCTCTGTTTATGCCATTTTCCTCCGCTATGTTTGATATACAGTTTGACGCAGCCCATATAATAAAAAAAGTTAGTTATCTCTTTGTACATATTGGCCTATTGACTAGTTTTTATTATTTATTCCGCAATTCTGAAAAACAGAAGATTCAAATCCTTACTGAAATAAAAGAACGTGAACTGGCTGAAAAAAATATGGCCAAATACAGGAAAAGAAACGAATTAATACTTTATAGTGCCATTGAAGGGATTATAGGTTTGGATATCGAAGGTCGGCACACATTTGTAAACCCGGCTGCTCAACAAATATTAGGGTATTCTGAAGATGAAATGATTGGCAATGACAGTCATTCCATGTGGCACCATAGTAAAGAAAATAAAACTAATTTTCCGGTTAGTGAATGTCCAATCCATATTTCCATGAAAGAAAAAATAGCTTTCTCTGAAGATAATGCGGTTTTCTGGCATAAAAATGGATTACCCGTTTTTGTACAATATTCTGTTTCACCGTTAAAACAGGGTGAAAAAATTATTGGCTCAATGATTGTGTTTCAGGATGTAACCAAAATTCGCCGTTCTGAAGCACAGTTACACAGGTTGTCCCAGGTTGTTGAGCAAAGCCCCACAATTATTGTAATTACAGACACGATGGGTAAAATAGAATATGTGAACCCCGCCTTCACCAAAGCAACAGGATACACAGCAGATGAGGTATTAGGCGAAAATCCGAGAATTTTGAATTCAGGAAAAAATAAAACAGATATAAAAAACCTCTGGGAAACTTTAAATGCCAATAAAACCTGGGAGGGTGAGTTTTATAATAAAAGAAAAAGTGGAGAGATGTATTGGGAAGCGGCCATTGTCAGCCCGTTAAAAAACGTTGATGGAGCTACAACCCATTTTGTGGCCATTAAAACAGATATATCACGACAAAAAGAACTGCAAGATAAACTATGGCACTCTGAGAACCTGATAAGAATGATCCTGGATCAGATTCCACAACGAATTTTTTGGAAAGACAAAGAGTATAAATACCTGGGTGCTAATAAACTTTTTGCATCTGATGCGGGATTTTCATCCGGTGGAGAATTAATCGGGCGCGATGATTTTGAAATGCCGTGGAAGGAAATTGCCCATAAACATAGAGAAGATGATAAGACAATTCTTGAAGGCGGTGAAATAAAAATCAATTTTGAAGAACCCGTTTTTAGTGAAGATGGTATTCAACAATGGATACGTACAAGTAAACAGCCATTGCTGGATCAGGATGGAAATATATTTGGTGTGTTGGGAAATTTTGAGGATATAACTGAGCGTAAAAAAGCAGAGCAAAGCCTTAGAGAATACGCCCATGACCTTGAAAAAAGCAACAAAGAACTGGAAGAATTTGCCTATATCGCTTCTCATGATTTGCAGGAACCTTTGCGTAAAGTAACAACATTTGGTGACCGGTTAAAAGAAAAATATTCGGATGAACTTCCACAAAATGCGAGAGACTATTTAAACAGGATGAATGACGCCGCATCACGAATGCGGGTTTTGATTAATGATTTGCTGAATTTCTCCAGGGTTACATCCAAAGCAAAAGAATTTGAGCAACTGGATCTTAGCCAAACTGTGAAAGATGTTATAACCAATCTTGAAGTAAAAATTGAAAAAGAAAACGCAATAATTAATGTAGAAAAACTCCATGATATTGAGGCGGATCAATCTCAAGTATACAGATTATTTCAAAATATCATAAGTAATTCATTAAAATACCGAAAACCTGACATAAATCCTGAAATAAAAGTTCATTGTAAAATTGCAGATCGTAATGGACAGAACAATGGTGACCAGGTATTTGAACCATATTGCCACATTTATGTGGAAGACAATGGTATTGGATTTGATGAAAAGTACATTGATAAGGTGTTCGCCCCTTTCCAAAGATTACATGGCCGGCATGAATATGAAGGCACAGGAATGGGACTGGCCATTTGCAGCAAAATTGTTACCAGACACAGAGGTTTTTTAACAGCTAAAAGCACACCGGGAAAAGGTTCCGTTTTCATCGTATGTCTTCCGGTAAAACAAAGAAAAAAGGATGGTAGGAAATGA
- a CDS encoding response regulator, which produces MSNLEPIIILLADDDEDDCFLIKEAFEESRISNDLQYVNDGEELMDYLLNRGNYEDKAKHPKPDLILLDLNMPRKNGKEALKEIKENQELRKIPVVVLTTSEAEEDIIKTYDLGVNSFITKPVSFDGLVEVVKALGKYWFQIVKLPK; this is translated from the coding sequence ATGAGCAATTTAGAGCCAATAATTATTTTACTGGCCGATGATGATGAGGATGATTGCTTTCTAATTAAAGAAGCTTTTGAAGAAAGCCGGATTTCAAATGACTTGCAATACGTAAATGATGGTGAAGAATTAATGGATTATCTTCTTAATCGTGGTAATTATGAAGATAAAGCAAAACATCCAAAGCCTGATTTAATATTGTTAGATTTAAATATGCCACGCAAAAACGGTAAAGAGGCATTAAAAGAGATAAAGGAAAACCAGGAGCTTAGAAAGATTCCTGTCGTAGTGTTAACAACTTCTGAGGCGGAGGAGGATATCATAAAAACCTACGATTTAGGAGTCAATTCATTTATCACTAAACCGGTTTCGTTTGATGGGCTGGTAGAAGTTGTTAAAGCTTTAGGCAAGTATTGGTTTCAAATTGTAAAATTACCTAAATAA
- a CDS encoding response regulator, with protein MEEKKLKILYIEDDIEDFFIIKESLNDIDGLDFEIEQAQTCEKGMARLAKNEHDVCLLDYRLGNSTGLDFLNTVNAFLQPTPIIFLTGQGDRNLDVEAMKAGASDYISKNRIDGVTLERTIRHAIERKKYEGQLLEVQDELTMAIMEIKDNQKKLIEMENLKSVRELAGAVAHEFAQPLQALSNYVSLLRNGTDTEKYITKSEDMVGRIAELTENLRNITQLSKKEYVDTQILDINNLKKENKLDHPNRVLILDDEQIILDTLLEMFEIRGFECSGVSNGEEALELVKKHDFDMIISDVNMPGMSGPEFFEKVKAMGNTSTFIFLTGYEITDDVKSIVNMADGLLNKPVVFDHFFTKLEEINSVQIV; from the coding sequence ATGGAAGAGAAGAAATTAAAAATTCTATATATAGAAGATGATATTGAGGATTTTTTCATAATCAAAGAAAGCCTGAATGACATTGATGGGCTTGATTTTGAAATTGAGCAGGCTCAGACATGTGAGAAGGGAATGGCAAGGCTTGCTAAAAATGAACATGATGTGTGTTTATTAGATTATCGTTTGGGAAACAGTACCGGACTCGATTTTTTAAATACAGTTAATGCATTTTTACAACCAACACCAATAATCTTTTTAACAGGACAAGGTGACAGGAATCTTGATGTTGAGGCCATGAAAGCCGGGGCTTCAGATTATATTTCAAAAAATCGAATCGATGGTGTAACATTAGAACGCACCATCCGACATGCAATCGAGCGTAAAAAATATGAGGGTCAACTTTTAGAAGTCCAGGATGAGCTAACTATGGCTATCATGGAAATAAAAGATAACCAAAAGAAGCTGATAGAGATGGAAAACCTTAAAAGTGTTCGAGAGCTCGCAGGAGCCGTGGCCCATGAGTTTGCCCAACCTTTACAAGCCCTTAGTAATTATGTTTCCCTGCTAAGAAATGGAACAGATACTGAAAAGTATATTACAAAATCTGAAGATATGGTTGGCAGGATTGCCGAGCTAACTGAAAATTTAAGAAACATTACCCAGTTATCGAAAAAGGAATATGTTGATACGCAGATACTTGATATTAACAATCTAAAAAAAGAAAACAAACTTGATCATCCAAATAGAGTTTTAATCCTTGATGATGAACAGATCATTCTTGACACATTATTAGAAATGTTTGAGATACGAGGTTTTGAATGCAGCGGTGTTTCAAATGGTGAAGAGGCTTTAGAACTTGTTAAAAAACATGATTTTGATATGATTATTTCTGATGTGAATATGCCCGGTATGTCAGGACCAGAATTTTTTGAAAAAGTAAAAGCAATGGGCAACACTTCTACTTTTATTTTTCTTACCGGTTATGAGATAACAGATGATGTAAAAAGTATTGTAAATATGGCCGATGGACTTTTAAACAAGCCTGTAGTTTTTGATCATTTTTTTACAAAACTTGAGGAAATCAACTCTGTTCAAATTGTCTAG